In one window of Henckelia pumila isolate YLH828 chromosome 1, ASM3356847v2, whole genome shotgun sequence DNA:
- the LOC140876144 gene encoding C2 domain-containing protein At1g53590-like, whose protein sequence is MGSILEAAILHHVCIVLALLWILNSFDCCHPVAYFFSLIYLYLAHEVYVIKLRKKLQFEEKRESNQRRVLVESETVRWLNHAIEKIWSLCMEEIVSQKILLPMVPWFLQKFKPWTVKDAEVQHLYLGRSPPMFTEIRVLRQTNDDDHLVMELGMNFRTADDMSAILGVKLRKRLGFGMLVKLHLLGMHVEGKVLVGVKFTRKWPFISRLRVCFAGPPYFQMTVKPIFTHGLDVTELPGIAGWIDNLLALVFEQTLVEPNMLVVDVEKFASPEPDNWFSMDVKDPVGLVIVEVLEGVDMNPSDLNGLADPYVKGRLGPYRFRTKTKKKTLAPKWQEEFKIPVVTWESQNILTLEVCDKDHIFDDLMGDCEVNINELRDGQRHDMWLPLKNIKMGRLHLAITVSETCEKVVGLACDTEGPDSVVDKRSSFAADSIKKGSFSSLSSEKSPKVVADEFEPINIEGYPETGIWIHHPGSEVLQVWEPRKGKLRHLDSRRIEGQARVDVGDADESLKLMGLNGSQNDGTSTDESVDANKSHSANPVRKGLRKIGSVFRRSPKTEDKPVSLEVLDPSPRYNIRESHDKEVGVRFVVDDTLVASSAKTPKEGEDSQEESDTESPNHVKDMAKSILKHAGRGLKHALSRKSSRKYKVESGLSPTGKNVSLDRDSSDDESHSSADVRLPESAFVVSGSAVSSPASNPGNNSFKLNDPVVEKATPSGIHDSNPLKTEF, encoded by the exons ATGGGTAGTATTCTGGAGGCGGCGATACTGCATCATGTGTGCATTGTTTTGGCTCTGCTCTGGATTCTTAATTCCTTCGACTGTTGCCACCCCGTTGCTTACTTTTTCTCCTTGATTTATTTGTATCTG GCTCATGAAGTATATGTGATCAAGTTGAGGAAGAAGTTGCAGTTTGAGGAGAAGAGAGAGTCTAATCAAAGACGG GTGCTTGTGGAATCTGAAACTGTGAGATGGTTGAACCATGCTATTGAAAAGATTTGGTCTCTCTGCATGGAAGAGATAGTTTCTCAGAAAATCCTTCTCCCAATGGTTCCATGGTTCTTGCAAAAATTTAAACCTTGGACAGTG AAAGATGCGGAAGTTCAGCATCTCTACTTGGGAAGATCCCCACCCATGTTCACTGAAATTCGGGTTCTTCGACAAACCAATGACGATGATCACTTG GTTATGGAATTGGGAATGAATTTCCGCACAGCTGATGATATGAGTGCAATACTTGGTGTGAAATTGAGGAAAAGATTAGGTTTTGGAATGTTGGTGAAACTGCATTTGTTGGGCATGCATGTTGAAGGGAAG GTGTTGGTTGGTGTAAAGTTCACTCGAAAGTGGCCGTTTATTAGTCGTTTGCGTGTATGTTTTGCTGGTCCACCATATTTTCAAATGACAGTGAAACCTATATTCACCCATGGCCTAGATGTAACAGAACTCCCAGGCATAGCTGGATGGATT GATAATCTTCTAGCCCTTGTGTTCGAGCAAACGCTTGTGGAG CCCAATATGTTGGTAGTTGATGTTGAAAAATTTGCTTCACCAGAACCAG ATAACTGGTTTTCCATGGACGTCAAGGATCCTGTTGGCCTTGTCATAGTGGAAGTACTCGAAGGGGTTGATATGAATCCATCGGACTTGAATG GTTTGGCTGATCCATATGTGAAAGGGCGTTTAGGACCTTATAGATTTCGTACTAAGACTAAGAAGAAAACTTTGGCTCCAAAATGGCAGGAAGAGTTCAAGATTCCTGTCGTTACATGGGAATCACAAAATATTCTCACTCTTGAAGTTTGTGACAAGGATCATATATTTGATGACCTGATGGG AGATTGTGAAGTAAACATCAATGAACTTAGGGATGGCCAGAGGCATGACATGTGGTTGCCTTTGAAGAACATTAAAATGGGAAGATTGCATCTCGCAATAACTGTGTCTGAAACCTGTGAAAAG GTTGTAGGTCTTGCATGTGATACAGAAGGTCCTGATAGTGTTGTTGATAAGAGAAGCTCCTTTGCAGCGGATTCTATAAAGAAAGGCTCTTTTTCATCATTGTCATCAGAAAAATCCCCAAAAGTAGTCGCCGACGAATTTGAGCCTATTAATATCGAAGGTTATCCAGAAACTGGGATTTGGATCCATCATCCTGGTAGCGAGGTTTTACAGGTATGGGAACCAAGAAAGGGGAAGCTTCGACACCTGGACAGTCGTCGTATTGAAGGGCAAGCTCGAGTTGATGTTGGTGATGCCGATGAAAGCTTGAAATTAATGGGGTTGAATGGTAGCCAGAATGATGGAACTAGTACTGATGAGAGTGTTGATGCTAACAAGTCCCATTCAGCCAATCCAGTTCGTAAGGGCCTTAGGAAAATTGGTTCGGTATTTCGTAGGAGTCCAAAAACTGAGGACAAACCCGTCTCTCTCGAGGTGCTTGACCCATCTCCACGTTATAACATTAGGGAGTCACATGACAAGGAAGTTGGGGTCAGGTTTGTTGTAGATGACACCCTTGTTGCTTCATCTGCGAAGACTCCAAAAGAAGGTGAGGATTCACAAGAAGAGAGTGATACTGAAAGTCCAAATCATGTAAAGGATATGGCCAAGAGTATTCTGAAACATGCCGGTCGTGGATTAAAGCATGCCCTTTCAAGGAAGTCATCGAGGAAGTACAAGGTTGAGTCGGGGTTATCTCCCACGGGAAAAAACGTCAGTTTGGATCGGGATTCATCTGATGACGAGTCTCATTCGTCAGCTGATGTGCGGCTTCCAGAATCTGCTTTTGTGGTTTCAGGTTCAGCTGTTTCTAGTCCAGCATCAAATCCTGGCAATAATTCTTTCAAGTTAAATGACCCTGTCGTCGAGAAGGCAACCCCCTCTGGTATTCACGATTCAAATCCCTTGAAAACAGAATTTTGA